A portion of the Mesobacillus sp. AQ2 genome contains these proteins:
- a CDS encoding NAD(P)H-binding protein — MKVIVFGAHSSVGELVVSKLMKNGYQSCAVISNENQIETLKKLGANELVIYEEKLLPSLFQGYDAAIYLTGINPRAKAGRTVMVDHESVIETVKEAEKQGVQRFVMMSAITANEAEGDESRDIGAKEMPDELLRQSNLTYTVIQPGAVTDKPGDGKISAAVTLEENDAEISREDLAEVLVKSLEAERTFNKTFEVADGDTMITKALSSL, encoded by the coding sequence ATGAAGGTGATTGTCTTCGGTGCGCATAGCAGTGTTGGCGAATTGGTTGTCAGTAAGCTTATGAAAAACGGATATCAGTCATGCGCAGTGATCAGCAATGAAAATCAAATCGAGACATTGAAAAAGCTTGGAGCGAATGAACTGGTGATATATGAGGAGAAGTTGCTGCCAAGCTTATTCCAGGGCTATGATGCGGCCATTTATCTAACGGGCATCAATCCAAGAGCCAAAGCGGGCAGAACAGTAATGGTGGACCATGAGTCGGTCATAGAGACGGTAAAGGAGGCCGAAAAGCAGGGAGTTCAGCGCTTTGTAATGATGAGTGCCATCACAGCCAATGAAGCGGAAGGTGATGAAAGCCGTGACATCGGGGCCAAAGAGATGCCGGATGAATTACTGCGTCAATCAAATCTGACATATACTGTAATACAGCCTGGAGCGGTTACAGATAAACCTGGGGATGGAAAAATATCGGCGGCTGTCACACTTGAGGAAAATGATGCTGAAATATCACGCGAGGACTTGGCTGAGGTGCTCGTCAAGTCGCTTGAGGCGGAGAGAACTTTTAATAAGACATTCGAGGTAGCAGACGGGGATACAATGATAACAAAAGCATTATCTTCATTATAG
- a CDS encoding FMN-binding glutamate synthase family protein, with translation MGLTDYLVIGLFIFIALIILVPILLFIYLYLKDDKQKQHSILRNFPVIGKVRYFTEHIGPELRQYLFNADNEGKPFSRKEYQDVVKAGKYKERLIGFGSLKDFDAEGFYIRNTLFPKLTEEMKIDNAEKVKTRVYKIDGEGLFTRKEHNEEKLVDPYYLQDEDAVVVGESTCRYPFRVKGQVGQSAMSYGALGEKAIQALSKGLGIAGGTWMNTGEGGLSDHHLAGNPDIIMQIGPDLFGVRKPNGEFSWEEFKKKSEMPQIKAFEIKLAQGAKTRGGHVEGAKVTEEIAKIRLVEVGKTINSPNRFYEFSDVPSMFDWIEELRSVGGKPVGMKIVVGDMDALENMISYMKESGKGPDFITVDGGEGGTGATYQELADTVGLPIHSALPVVDEMLRQYGIRDRVKLIASGKLITPDKVAIALAMGADMVNIARGMMISVGCIMAQVCHTNTCPAGVATTDKKLQDGLVVDEKMYRVANYIISLREGLYNLAAAAGLDSPTQFERKHIVHKDKLGRVSPVEDLIIAARRAQLQKERKID, from the coding sequence ATGGGTTTGACGGATTACCTTGTGATCGGCTTGTTTATTTTCATCGCCTTGATCATACTCGTGCCGATTCTGTTATTCATTTATTTATATTTAAAAGACGACAAGCAAAAACAGCATTCGATTTTGAGGAATTTCCCTGTCATCGGGAAGGTGCGTTATTTTACCGAACACATCGGCCCTGAACTTAGGCAGTATTTATTTAATGCTGATAATGAAGGAAAGCCTTTTTCGCGCAAAGAATACCAGGATGTCGTTAAGGCAGGGAAGTATAAGGAAAGATTGATTGGTTTCGGCTCTTTAAAAGACTTTGATGCAGAAGGCTTTTATATTCGAAATACGCTTTTTCCGAAGTTGACTGAAGAAATGAAGATCGATAACGCAGAAAAAGTCAAAACAAGAGTTTACAAGATTGATGGCGAGGGGCTGTTCACACGGAAGGAACACAACGAGGAAAAGCTGGTTGACCCTTATTACTTGCAGGATGAAGACGCTGTCGTTGTTGGTGAAAGTACTTGCCGCTATCCATTCAGGGTAAAAGGCCAGGTAGGCCAGTCAGCTATGAGCTATGGAGCACTTGGTGAGAAAGCGATCCAGGCGTTGTCAAAAGGTCTCGGAATTGCAGGCGGAACGTGGATGAATACAGGTGAAGGCGGATTGTCCGACCACCACCTCGCAGGGAATCCGGATATCATCATGCAAATCGGTCCCGATTTATTTGGTGTCCGCAAGCCAAACGGGGAGTTTTCCTGGGAAGAATTCAAGAAGAAAAGCGAGATGCCACAGATAAAAGCATTTGAGATCAAGCTGGCGCAGGGGGCTAAGACACGCGGCGGCCATGTTGAAGGTGCAAAGGTTACCGAGGAGATCGCCAAAATCCGTCTGGTTGAAGTCGGAAAGACCATTAACAGTCCGAACAGATTTTATGAATTCAGTGATGTCCCATCCATGTTCGACTGGATCGAGGAATTGCGCTCGGTTGGAGGCAAGCCTGTAGGTATGAAGATTGTCGTCGGGGACATGGACGCACTTGAAAACATGATTTCTTACATGAAAGAAAGCGGGAAAGGCCCGGATTTCATTACGGTGGACGGCGGTGAAGGCGGGACAGGCGCAACCTATCAAGAGCTGGCCGATACGGTGGGGCTTCCTATTCATTCGGCGTTGCCGGTTGTGGATGAAATGCTCCGTCAGTATGGGATAAGAGACCGTGTGAAGCTGATCGCTTCTGGTAAACTGATCACCCCTGATAAAGTCGCCATCGCTCTGGCAATGGGAGCTGATATGGTGAATATCGCCCGCGGAATGATGATCAGTGTTGGCTGCATCATGGCCCAGGTATGCCACACGAATACATGTCCTGCGGGGGTAGCGACCACAGACAAGAAGCTTCAGGATGGCCTGGTTGTCGATGAGAAGATGTACCGTGTCGCCAACTATATCATTTCGCTGCGGGAAGGCCTGTACAATCTGGCAGCGGCTGCCGGGTTGGATAGTCCCACACAATTTGAACGGAAACATATTGTCCATAAAGATAAACTTGGGCGCGTATCGCCGGTTGAAGACCTGATTATCGCGGCAAGAAGAGCACAATTGCAAAAAGAACGAAAGATCGATTAA
- a CDS encoding NAD-dependent epimerase/dehydratase family protein has product MAGKTALIAGATGLIGKELLQFLLNGNEYDKVIAIVRRPVGIDHPKLDERIVDFNQLEQRKQLFTADDVFCCLGTTIKKAKTKEAMWKIDVEYPVSIATLASSEGAKKFLLVSSMNADPESAIFYPRMKGKLEEEIKQIPFETTAIFRPSLLLGEREEFRFGERTAAAIFSKLPFLFTGPLRKYKAIEGRTVASAMYRVAQKNDKGLTVYPSELIQEIGC; this is encoded by the coding sequence TTGGCGGGTAAAACAGCATTGATTGCCGGTGCGACCGGTTTGATTGGGAAGGAACTGCTGCAGTTTCTATTGAATGGGAATGAGTATGATAAAGTCATTGCGATTGTAAGAAGGCCGGTTGGGATTGATCATCCAAAACTTGATGAAAGAATCGTCGATTTCAATCAGCTCGAACAAAGAAAACAGCTATTTACAGCGGACGATGTGTTTTGCTGTCTTGGAACAACAATCAAAAAGGCTAAAACGAAGGAAGCGATGTGGAAAATAGACGTTGAATATCCAGTTTCCATTGCCACGCTGGCGAGTTCGGAGGGAGCAAAGAAGTTCTTGCTTGTCAGCTCAATGAACGCGGACCCTGAATCTGCAATTTTTTATCCAAGGATGAAAGGGAAGCTCGAAGAGGAAATCAAACAGATCCCATTTGAAACAACTGCCATCTTCCGTCCGTCTCTCCTGCTGGGGGAACGTGAAGAATTCAGGTTTGGCGAAAGGACGGCAGCGGCCATTTTTTCGAAACTGCCTTTTCTTTTTACCGGTCCGTTAAGGAAATATAAAGCGATTGAAGGAAGGACAGTGGCTTCTGCAATGTATCGTGTTGCCCAGAAAAATGATAAAGGACTGACTGTGTATCCTTCTGAACTCATACAAGAGATAGGGTGCTGA
- a CDS encoding MBL fold metallo-hydrolase, with translation MLNINMIIDLILVISGIIVLGYAVLKIHPAFGGKQSKEKKELFAQSPQYLKGEFVNQTPTHWDTSFGSMLSMMRDFLKGNSERRPRIPIPMAAYTPGINQGSSVKVTWFGHSAFLLEIEGKTIFFDPMFGKAPTPFPVRNQRYSGKLPFAIDELPVIDAVVLSHDHYDHLDYGSIMKLKGKVKQFITPLGVGSHLGRWGIPEGKISEHDWWSEFTFEGLKLACTPARHFSGRGLTDRNSTLWCSWVIIGPESKVYFSGDGGYGPHFKEIGEKYGPFDLTLMECGQYDARWAAIHMLPEETVQAHQDVKGKLLIPVHWGAFTLSLHAWHDPVERALQAAKESGVVIATPRIGETICLGEDQIPETAWWKLTDSY, from the coding sequence GTGCTGAACATTAACATGATCATCGATCTTATATTGGTTATATCAGGAATTATTGTACTTGGATATGCGGTCCTGAAGATTCATCCGGCTTTTGGGGGAAAGCAATCCAAAGAGAAGAAAGAGTTATTCGCACAATCTCCGCAATATCTAAAGGGGGAATTCGTCAACCAGACCCCAACCCACTGGGATACGAGTTTTGGTTCGATGCTTTCCATGATGAGGGACTTTTTAAAAGGCAATTCCGAAAGAAGGCCAAGGATTCCTATTCCGATGGCAGCCTACACACCTGGAATAAATCAAGGTTCCTCAGTGAAAGTCACCTGGTTCGGACACTCCGCTTTCCTGTTAGAGATAGAAGGGAAAACGATTTTTTTTGACCCAATGTTCGGGAAGGCTCCAACACCTTTTCCGGTTAGGAACCAGCGATACAGTGGAAAGCTCCCTTTCGCGATTGATGAGTTGCCTGTGATTGATGCTGTTGTCCTGTCTCATGACCATTATGATCACCTTGATTATGGTTCGATCATGAAGTTGAAGGGGAAGGTAAAACAGTTCATAACTCCCCTCGGAGTCGGGAGCCATTTGGGAAGATGGGGAATTCCTGAAGGGAAGATCAGTGAACACGATTGGTGGAGTGAATTTACCTTCGAAGGTCTTAAGCTGGCGTGCACCCCGGCCCGCCATTTTTCTGGCCGCGGACTCACCGACCGTAACTCAACGCTTTGGTGTTCGTGGGTAATAATTGGTCCTGAATCAAAGGTATATTTCAGTGGTGATGGCGGCTACGGTCCGCATTTTAAAGAGATTGGCGAAAAGTATGGACCGTTTGACCTGACCTTGATGGAATGCGGCCAGTATGACGCACGCTGGGCAGCGATTCATATGCTTCCAGAAGAAACGGTCCAGGCACATCAGGATGTCAAAGGAAAGCTGCTCATCCCTGTCCATTGGGGAGCATTCACCCTGTCGCTTCATGCCTGGCATGATCCAGTTGAGAGGGCGCTTCAGGCGGCAAAAGAATCCGGGGTCGTTATTGCAACGCCAAGAATCGGAGAAACCATCTGTTTAGGCGAAGACCAGATTCCAGAGACTGCCTGGTGGAAGCTGACAGATTCATATTGA
- a CDS encoding phospholipase D-like domain-containing protein, whose product MKKLISVFPAIILFFFTLYPSFLPAVSKVEAAGTGNVVINEIAWMGTNNSYSDEWIELYNNSGSDVVLDGWQLNATDGAPAIKLSGTIPAYGYFLLEKTDDQSVTGIQADQIYSGSLGNTAEYLKLMNAAGAVIDEVDSWYAGDNTAKATMERIDPAVAGLDSTNWATANASYADGLGTPKALNSTATDGSGSGGDAGGNTTPPETPSVCDDRTQRLNNVSEAEGAMNVYFNKCAFPQYASAGNEANYNVNFEDILIKRLNSATTSIDFATYEINLPRVVDTLIQKAAQGVDVRVIADSKDAADPHYAERFETMRLYLEKMKRGQDAVIGTEDDIVIFSDSPMFAVEDSAKRTEKGLPAGVTDIEQVTVTVGNSDTTGRLFVEAEEKSAGSYYGPGNQMHNKFAIVDDRWVFTGTWNFTVTGLYGTDENMQQGILDGNQNQIVEINWPQLAGIYETEFNEMWGSNALNPDPVASNFSTRKTDNTTHVLDINGKKVEIYFSAGDNAVGKMADVIRNEADFNTYFSIFAWSDQALADELKNKWEGSYNDMEGTLTGFDVKGLFDSDFWNQWWSASVDMTGRTASQTSVNNPNTRWNNPAPVYADAEIRKLHSKTMLIDADTNSDPTVIVGSTNWSNNGNNVNDENMLIIHDAAVTNQFLQEFNARYVQAGGVLQ is encoded by the coding sequence TTGAAGAAGTTGATTTCTGTTTTTCCTGCAATTATTTTATTTTTTTTCACGCTTTACCCATCATTCCTGCCCGCTGTATCAAAGGTGGAAGCAGCAGGGACTGGGAATGTCGTCATCAATGAAATCGCCTGGATGGGCACGAACAACAGTTATAGCGATGAGTGGATTGAGCTTTACAACAATTCAGGTTCTGATGTGGTGCTCGATGGCTGGCAGCTCAATGCCACGGATGGTGCCCCGGCAATCAAGCTGAGCGGGACGATTCCGGCATATGGCTATTTTTTGCTGGAAAAGACAGATGACCAATCCGTAACAGGGATCCAGGCTGATCAGATTTACAGCGGCTCGCTTGGCAATACAGCTGAATATCTGAAATTAATGAATGCCGCAGGTGCTGTTATAGATGAGGTCGACTCATGGTATGCAGGTGATAATACGGCAAAAGCGACAATGGAACGGATTGATCCAGCTGTTGCCGGACTTGATTCGACAAACTGGGCGACAGCCAATGCAAGTTATGCCGATGGCCTTGGGACTCCAAAGGCCCTGAATTCAACGGCCACTGATGGCAGCGGTTCGGGTGGTGATGCCGGCGGAAATACAACTCCTCCTGAAACGCCAAGCGTTTGTGATGACAGGACGCAGCGCCTGAATAATGTTTCTGAGGCAGAAGGCGCGATGAATGTCTATTTTAATAAATGTGCTTTTCCGCAATATGCTTCTGCGGGGAACGAAGCGAACTATAATGTAAACTTTGAAGATATCTTAATCAAAAGATTAAATTCTGCAACAACGAGCATTGACTTTGCCACCTATGAAATCAACCTGCCGCGAGTGGTTGATACATTGATCCAGAAGGCGGCACAGGGTGTGGATGTGCGAGTGATTGCGGATTCCAAGGATGCAGCAGACCCGCATTACGCAGAACGATTTGAAACAATGCGGCTCTATCTTGAAAAAATGAAGCGCGGGCAGGATGCGGTCATTGGAACTGAGGATGATATTGTCATTTTTTCAGACTCACCTATGTTTGCCGTTGAAGACAGTGCCAAAAGAACAGAAAAGGGATTGCCTGCCGGCGTTACAGATATTGAGCAAGTAACTGTGACAGTTGGAAACAGTGATACTACTGGTCGGCTTTTTGTTGAAGCAGAGGAAAAATCGGCAGGAAGCTACTATGGGCCAGGAAACCAGATGCATAACAAATTCGCAATAGTGGATGATCGCTGGGTATTCACAGGAACCTGGAATTTTACCGTGACAGGCCTTTATGGTACTGATGAAAACATGCAGCAGGGCATCCTTGACGGCAACCAAAACCAGATTGTTGAAATTAACTGGCCACAGCTTGCCGGCATCTATGAAACAGAATTCAATGAGATGTGGGGAAGCAATGCATTGAATCCAGATCCAGTTGCTTCAAACTTCAGCACGCGCAAAACAGATAACACCACACATGTTTTAGATATCAATGGTAAGAAGGTTGAAATCTATTTTTCAGCTGGGGATAACGCTGTTGGCAAAATGGCTGATGTGATTCGGAATGAAGCTGACTTTAATACATACTTCTCGATTTTTGCATGGAGCGACCAGGCGTTAGCGGATGAATTGAAGAATAAGTGGGAGGGTTCCTATAATGATATGGAAGGAACCTTGACTGGATTTGATGTGAAAGGTTTGTTCGATTCGGATTTCTGGAACCAGTGGTGGTCCGCGAGTGTGGATATGACAGGGAGGACTGCTTCGCAAACCAGTGTGAACAATCCTAACACACGCTGGAACAATCCCGCACCAGTCTATGCGGATGCAGAAATACGCAAACTTCACAGTAAAACCATGCTGATTGACGCCGATACAAACAGTGACCCTACTGTCATCGTCGGATCGACGAACTGGAGCAACAATGGAAACAATGTTAATGACGAAAACATGCTGATCATTCACGATGCAGCAGTTACGAACCAATTTCTTCAGGAATTCAATGCCCGTTACGTCCAGGCTGGCGGAGTATTGCAGTAG
- a CDS encoding QueT transporter family protein, with protein MNTRMIVRNGILAALYIAVSAVIQPFGFTNVQFRVSEMFNHLIVFNKKFFFGIVLGVFLTNLLFSPMIAYDLVFGVGQSVISLWITIFTAKYIKNIIGRMFVNTLVFTFTMFLIALELNLAFQLPFWFTWLTTAAGEFIVMAVGIPVMLAIHKRVNLEKLV; from the coding sequence ATGAATACGAGAATGATTGTCCGAAACGGGATTCTTGCTGCATTGTATATTGCCGTTTCCGCAGTTATCCAGCCATTCGGCTTTACCAATGTACAGTTCCGCGTATCGGAAATGTTCAACCACCTGATTGTTTTTAACAAAAAATTTTTCTTCGGAATTGTATTAGGTGTGTTTTTAACAAACCTGCTCTTTTCCCCCATGATCGCTTATGACCTTGTTTTTGGGGTTGGCCAGTCAGTGATTTCTTTATGGATTACGATTTTCACTGCAAAATATATCAAGAATATCATCGGCCGGATGTTTGTGAATACTCTGGTGTTCACCTTCACGATGTTCCTGATTGCGCTTGAATTGAATCTAGCATTCCAGCTGCCGTTCTGGTTCACATGGCTGACAACAGCCGCAGGTGAATTCATCGTAATGGCTGTCGGCATCCCAGTGATGCTTGCGATCCATAAACGAGTGAATCTTGAGAAGTTGGTATAA
- a CDS encoding pirin family protein, with product MFKRDIKKHWTVQYEERVMPHVQAGMVLNPQDWRELDPFILMAEDWFKRGTFSDHPHRGFQTITFVIDGRLEHIDNHGGHSILEAGDIQYMNAGSGARHAEEAVENDIAHTLQLWLNLPGELKGTTTSYQNVYNEEAPVVPFDGGTLKVYSGETAGVKGPLEPLVPFALSEIRLSEGAEFTYELPETHNAFLYVLSGELEAGESKTNLKKSSAATLTYNDVGKGLSALSLKANKRSRVLVYSGQPIKEEVVAYGPFVMNSMEEIRQAYRDYQEGKFGGEAK from the coding sequence ATGTTTAAAAGAGATATAAAAAAGCATTGGACCGTTCAATATGAAGAGAGGGTCATGCCGCATGTGCAGGCAGGAATGGTACTGAACCCGCAAGACTGGAGGGAACTGGACCCGTTCATTCTAATGGCGGAGGACTGGTTCAAGCGCGGAACCTTTTCCGACCATCCACATCGCGGCTTCCAAACGATTACGTTTGTCATTGACGGCAGACTGGAACATATCGATAATCATGGAGGCCACAGCATCCTGGAGGCAGGGGATATCCAGTACATGAACGCCGGCAGCGGAGCGAGGCATGCCGAGGAGGCGGTGGAAAACGACATTGCCCATACGCTGCAATTATGGCTGAATTTGCCTGGAGAGCTGAAAGGCACAACCACTTCTTATCAGAATGTATATAACGAAGAGGCGCCTGTTGTCCCATTCGATGGCGGCACACTGAAGGTCTACTCAGGAGAAACCGCGGGTGTAAAGGGACCGTTGGAACCATTGGTGCCATTTGCTTTATCTGAAATTCGCCTGTCAGAAGGTGCTGAATTCACATATGAGCTTCCAGAGACACATAATGCGTTCCTTTATGTACTTTCAGGTGAACTTGAAGCTGGTGAAAGCAAGACCAACCTAAAGAAATCTTCAGCAGCAACTTTAACTTACAATGATGTTGGCAAAGGCTTAAGCGCCCTATCTTTGAAAGCGAATAAGCGCTCAAGAGTTTTGGTTTACTCTGGCCAGCCAATCAAAGAGGAAGTCGTTGCATACGGTCCATTCGTCATGAATTCAATGGAAGAAATCCGCCAGGCATACCGGGATTACCAGGAAGGGAAATTTGGCGGGGAAGCGAAGTAG
- a CDS encoding DUF5667 domain-containing protein — MKKFFASTILIGLLAFGTGVSAEEVIETADPGTTPDEFLFTFDQLFEELKLLITFDDEKEAELLLEFANERLAEAAAMSEEEKTEFVQEALKDYLETLEEAQEKVTEVIVEDGTDSDGEDRLTEELENAADLEEGLTEELEDELKEEVEEATEQAKIVANVVKDLDQDTVAQLREQELGYGQIAQIFWLAEAAGKTVEEIAVLYTEEKVGFGKAAKQLGVHPSQLKGLAAGKKESSVDEETDADDSGEISEDEGSLEAEQPEEEMETEEGNVETESADQQVNIAAATVAGTVSKTTASKVEEKKVNAEKKAEEAAVKAAEKKAEAKKKAEEQKREAEKKAEEKQKEESAKAEEKRKEEMKKAEEKRKEEAEKAEEKRKEAVKETKKNKEKQEDDEVEDDEQEDDDSHGNPNNEKEKKNGK; from the coding sequence ATGAAAAAGTTTTTCGCATCAACAATTTTGATCGGGTTGCTTGCTTTTGGTACGGGAGTATCCGCAGAGGAAGTTATTGAAACTGCAGATCCCGGAACGACACCAGACGAGTTTTTATTTACGTTTGATCAATTATTTGAAGAATTGAAGCTTTTAATTACCTTTGATGATGAAAAGGAAGCCGAGCTGCTTTTAGAGTTTGCGAACGAGAGGCTGGCTGAGGCGGCAGCTATGTCAGAGGAGGAAAAGACAGAATTCGTACAAGAGGCGTTAAAAGATTATTTAGAAACGCTTGAGGAAGCGCAAGAGAAGGTCACGGAGGTCATTGTTGAAGACGGGACCGATTCCGATGGAGAAGACCGGCTGACAGAAGAGTTGGAAAATGCAGCTGATCTTGAGGAAGGGCTTACCGAAGAACTCGAAGATGAATTGAAGGAAGAAGTTGAAGAAGCAACAGAACAAGCAAAGATCGTTGCTAACGTGGTAAAGGATCTTGATCAGGATACGGTAGCCCAGCTGCGTGAACAGGAGTTGGGTTATGGACAAATCGCACAAATCTTCTGGCTTGCAGAGGCAGCTGGCAAGACAGTGGAAGAGATTGCCGTTTTATATACAGAGGAAAAGGTTGGTTTTGGAAAGGCAGCCAAGCAGCTGGGTGTCCATCCTTCACAGTTGAAAGGACTGGCAGCAGGTAAAAAAGAATCTTCAGTCGATGAAGAGACTGATGCAGATGATAGTGGTGAAATTTCAGAAGATGAAGGCTCCTTAGAAGCAGAACAGCCTGAAGAAGAAATGGAAACTGAGGAAGGAAATGTGGAGACTGAATCGGCTGACCAGCAAGTTAATATTGCAGCCGCTACAGTTGCCGGCACGGTATCGAAAACGACTGCTTCAAAAGTAGAAGAAAAGAAAGTAAATGCAGAAAAGAAGGCGGAAGAAGCCGCTGTGAAGGCTGCTGAGAAGAAAGCTGAAGCTAAAAAGAAAGCGGAAGAACAAAAGCGCGAAGCAGAAAAGAAGGCTGAAGAAAAGCAAAAAGAAGAATCAGCAAAAGCTGAAGAGAAGCGTAAGGAAGAAATGAAAAAAGCTGAAGAGAAGCGTAAAGAAGAAGCGGAAAAAGCTGAAGAGAAGCGTAAAGAGGCAGTAAAAGAAACAAAGAAGAATAAAGAAAAGCAAGAAGATGACGAAGTGGAAGACGACGAGCAGGAAGATGATGACAGCCACGGTAATCCAAACAATGAAAAAGAGAAGAAAAACGGAAAGTAA
- a CDS encoding sporulation protein, giving the protein MLLRKYMSLLGVGSAQIDLILKKDVLTPGDSVHGKFLIKGGTVAQELQQIECILVMVDLKTEQEETLDKVLIDVETRIQPDGDDVVPFTFQLPTDVPPSNKHISYHFKTKLVFKQGIESWDEDMIKVVKK; this is encoded by the coding sequence ATGTTATTAAGAAAGTATATGTCACTGCTAGGAGTAGGCTCCGCCCAGATCGACCTTATTTTAAAGAAGGATGTTCTGACCCCAGGAGATTCTGTGCATGGGAAGTTTTTGATCAAGGGCGGGACGGTTGCACAGGAACTGCAGCAAATTGAATGTATTCTTGTCATGGTTGATTTAAAGACAGAACAGGAAGAGACACTGGATAAGGTCTTAATCGATGTAGAGACAAGGATTCAGCCTGACGGGGATGATGTGGTTCCATTTACTTTCCAGCTTCCGACTGATGTTCCCCCCTCCAACAAGCATATTTCTTATCACTTTAAAACAAAGCTTGTATTCAAGCAGGGAATAGAAAGCTGGGATGAAGACATGATTAAGGTCGTGAAAAAATGA
- a CDS encoding protein kinase family protein, with product MNQYEHLAKSVVYSVRGSKMVLVHKDPRLKLIGEGRSAFAFLIKGTDLVLKVFFPQFCKIAAEEAAVYQQLAGSRFFPKLHESGSNYLVIDFVRGLTLYQCLVNGIPISPGHIEEVDHALNLARGKGLNPSDIHLRNILITPENDIKLIDVARFRQTKECSQWKDLKTAFYKFYRHERFPKKLPEPAMDLIAFFYKKGLLPTIN from the coding sequence ATGAACCAATACGAACATCTGGCAAAAAGTGTTGTTTATTCAGTACGGGGATCAAAAATGGTTTTGGTTCATAAAGACCCAAGACTTAAGCTGATTGGAGAGGGCAGAAGTGCTTTCGCGTTCCTGATTAAAGGCACGGATTTGGTTTTGAAAGTTTTCTTTCCACAGTTTTGCAAGATTGCCGCAGAAGAGGCAGCAGTATATCAGCAGCTTGCAGGAAGCAGGTTTTTCCCTAAGCTTCATGAATCAGGAAGTAATTATCTGGTTATCGACTTTGTCCGTGGGTTGACGCTCTATCAATGTCTGGTAAATGGAATACCGATTTCTCCGGGTCATATTGAGGAAGTCGATCATGCCCTTAATCTGGCCAGGGGAAAAGGTCTCAACCCGTCCGACATCCATCTGAGGAACATCCTCATCACACCTGAAAATGACATCAAGCTTATTGACGTGGCAAGATTTCGGCAGACGAAGGAATGCTCTCAATGGAAGGACTTAAAGACGGCCTTTTATAAATTTTATCGCCATGAGCGATTTCCTAAAAAGTTGCCTGAACCAGCAATGGATTTAATTGCATTTTTCTATAAAAAAGGATTGCTTCCAACTATTAACTAA
- a CDS encoding STAS domain-containing protein yields the protein MTKELQALGEAIISRKNQIAKSVHEDRYSDRVLTEAQKYDFGKIEQQILEVRANFVGLFGEALIEHEEPKIVFEKLTNWGKETGEYIYKLGASLDEALKDTTYYREHIWKVIREEAKDMPASVFFDVLDVIDPLMDHAIYSFSLTFVEAHQQSLENAKTALLELSVPVVPLMPGVGVLPLVGNVDTERAQLLMEETLDQAVKLKLTHLIFDVSGVMIVDTMVADQLFKVISALSLVGVKTIMTGIRPEVAHTMVTLGLNLEGIMVKSNLHQAFKEIQHLQNA from the coding sequence ATGACCAAGGAACTGCAAGCCTTAGGAGAAGCCATTATTAGCAGGAAGAATCAAATCGCAAAGTCTGTACATGAAGACAGATATTCTGACAGGGTCTTAACTGAAGCACAGAAATATGACTTTGGTAAAATTGAACAGCAAATTCTTGAAGTCAGGGCAAATTTTGTTGGACTGTTCGGGGAAGCTTTAATTGAGCATGAAGAACCGAAGATCGTGTTCGAAAAACTTACAAACTGGGGAAAAGAAACCGGTGAATATATTTATAAGCTAGGTGCCTCTCTTGATGAAGCATTAAAAGATACCACCTATTATCGTGAACATATTTGGAAAGTAATTAGGGAAGAAGCAAAGGATATGCCTGCTTCTGTCTTCTTTGATGTATTGGATGTTATTGACCCATTGATGGATCATGCGATTTACAGCTTCAGCCTGACATTTGTTGAAGCACATCAACAGAGTCTTGAAAATGCCAAAACGGCTTTGCTTGAGCTTTCAGTACCAGTTGTTCCTTTAATGCCTGGAGTCGGTGTCCTGCCTCTTGTAGGTAATGTTGATACAGAAAGAGCTCAGCTATTGATGGAAGAGACACTGGATCAGGCAGTAAAATTAAAGCTGACCCACCTAATCTTTGATGTCTCCGGCGTCATGATTGTAGACACCATGGTTGCCGATCAGCTGTTTAAAGTCATCAGTGCCCTTTCACTTGTTGGCGTAAAAACCATCATGACCGGCATTCGTCCAGAGGTTGCCCATACAATGGTGACGCTTGGACTGAACCTGGAAGGAATCATGGTGAAGTCAAATCTTCATCAGGCTTTCAAGGAAATCCAGCACTTACAGAATGCATAA